The following proteins are co-located in the Desulfomonilaceae bacterium genome:
- the yidD gene encoding membrane protein insertion efficiency factor YidD — MTRKFLIALIRSYQIFLSPIFPSSCRFIPTCSEYALEAIESHGPLRGTYLALRRFLRCRPFGPKGFDPVP; from the coding sequence GTGACCCGAAAATTTTTGATTGCACTCATAAGATCTTATCAAATTTTTTTATCCCCGATATTTCCTTCATCGTGTCGTTTCATCCCCACATGCTCCGAATATGCTTTGGAGGCCATCGAATCCCATGGGCCGCTGAGAGGAACCTACTTGGCTTTAAGAAGGTTTCTGCGGTGTCGGCCATTTGGACCAAAAGGCTTTGACCCGGTTCCTTGA
- the rnpA gene encoding ribonuclease P protein component — translation MDVLSSRGGEPKDAKGLPSSSCDLKLTKLDRIRRSEDYREIMMKGRKIRTPHFVIRWRVNTLGIPRLGISVSKKVGNSCARNRVKRRLREYFRHNRHKLSGCMDLVIVAAQGSSDLDTRKIFEELDRAVEQGFL, via the coding sequence CGTATTGTCCTCCAGAGGAGGCGAGCCAAAGGACGCAAAAGGCTTACCGTCTAGTTCTTGCGATCTTAAGCTCACCAAATTAGACCGAATACGCCGATCTGAGGATTACCGAGAAATTATGATGAAGGGGCGAAAGATTAGAACGCCCCATTTTGTTATCCGGTGGCGCGTAAATACACTCGGTATTCCAAGATTGGGGATTTCTGTGAGCAAGAAGGTCGGAAACTCTTGCGCTCGGAACAGGGTGAAAAGAAGACTGAGGGAATATTTCAGGCACAACAGGCACAAGCTGTCTGGTTGTATGGACTTGGTTATAGTTGCGGCTCAGGGGTCATCCGATCTAGATACGCGAAAGATCTTTGAAGAACTTGACAGAGCCGTAGAGCAAGGTTTTTTGTAG